A genomic window from Neorickettsia sennetsu str. Miyayama includes:
- a CDS encoding sigma-70 family RNA polymerase sigma factor: MTKGYSSKFHQVVKALITKGVKRGFVTYGELSDSFSDEDFENLNCIEEAISKLEESGIGILEKDEEDELSEEVKEEDEEEDEAADILGHTDDPVRLYLREMSYVKLLSRDDEVEIAKAIVAEKFESLSAVLLFPSVLKSIVNLGTKLRECTISLREVIESDSGLKSELTEETGKGDDLFEGMDGKPEEGNQMSDEELMEKVLDIFGELETIITSALDKAKEGQMVKIVDGEVILDPEYRELHTLAVNHLNQVKLNPKLLAEFFENTRKKNELILEKKKVLLTFLEEHGLDRTVLIKGKVHILDAVVLSELLKEHNICDTHFSLEEFLSPIRELEKNEGMDYRSISFLTRKVATHLDNANAAKHRMVEANLRLVISIAKKYTNRGMPFPDLIQEGNIGLMKAVDKFDHRRGHKFSTYATWWCRQAITRAIADCGSIVRKPVHIHETANKVMRTRRRLYNLNGREPTVEEIANLLKISPDKVKKSLKVNQDPISLESPVGDDSNSGSFGDFIEDKNAVSQVDVVLSKNLRKVLDEALAMLSPREEKILRYRFGLCNSVHSPEDEHYLKSLKIDLNRGTNLTLEQVGILYNVTRERIRQIESKSLRKMRSPSRSIKLRTFLKY; the protein is encoded by the coding sequence ATGACAAAAGGTTACAGTTCTAAGTTTCATCAAGTTGTTAAAGCACTGATCACTAAAGGAGTAAAAAGAGGTTTCGTCACGTATGGTGAGTTGAGTGACTCATTTTCAGATGAGGATTTTGAAAATTTAAATTGCATAGAAGAAGCAATAAGCAAACTGGAGGAATCCGGAATAGGTATCCTAGAAAAGGATGAGGAAGACGAGCTCAGTGAAGAAGTCAAGGAAGAAGATGAAGAAGAGGACGAAGCCGCTGACATATTAGGTCACACGGACGATCCAGTAAGGCTATATCTTCGTGAAATGAGCTACGTCAAGCTCCTTTCTAGAGATGATGAAGTAGAAATAGCAAAGGCCATTGTAGCAGAAAAATTTGAGTCGCTTTCCGCGGTTTTACTCTTCCCTTCAGTACTGAAGAGTATAGTAAATCTCGGAACAAAACTGAGAGAATGCACAATCTCGTTGCGTGAAGTAATAGAATCAGACTCAGGATTAAAGAGTGAACTTACTGAGGAAACAGGCAAAGGAGACGACCTCTTTGAAGGCATGGATGGCAAACCAGAAGAAGGAAACCAGATGTCTGACGAGGAGCTTATGGAGAAGGTCTTAGATATCTTTGGTGAGCTCGAAACAATAATCACATCCGCGCTCGATAAAGCGAAAGAAGGACAGATGGTAAAAATTGTAGATGGCGAGGTGATACTCGACCCAGAATATCGAGAACTGCACACTCTTGCAGTAAACCACTTAAACCAAGTGAAGCTCAACCCAAAGCTTCTTGCTGAGTTTTTCGAGAACACTCGAAAAAAGAACGAGCTTATTCTCGAAAAGAAAAAGGTACTCCTCACATTCTTAGAAGAACATGGCTTAGATAGAACGGTCCTCATCAAAGGTAAAGTACACATCCTGGATGCTGTGGTCCTATCAGAACTTCTGAAGGAACACAATATTTGCGACACACATTTCTCTCTTGAAGAATTTCTCTCTCCAATTAGAGAGCTGGAAAAAAATGAAGGAATGGACTATAGAAGTATCAGCTTTCTAACCAGAAAGGTTGCTACTCACCTAGATAATGCGAATGCAGCAAAACATAGAATGGTAGAAGCTAATTTGAGGTTAGTGATCTCAATTGCTAAGAAGTACACTAATAGAGGTATGCCATTCCCCGATCTGATTCAAGAAGGAAATATCGGTCTGATGAAAGCAGTAGATAAATTTGATCATAGAAGGGGGCATAAATTCTCTACATACGCAACTTGGTGGTGCAGACAGGCTATAACCCGCGCTATAGCAGATTGTGGAAGCATAGTGAGAAAACCTGTACACATACACGAGACTGCAAATAAGGTAATGCGGACTAGAAGGAGACTGTACAACCTCAATGGTAGAGAGCCTACTGTCGAGGAGATTGCAAATCTACTTAAAATTTCTCCGGATAAGGTTAAGAAGTCGCTCAAAGTGAATCAAGATCCGATAAGTCTGGAATCACCAGTGGGCGATGACAGTAATAGTGGTTCTTTTGGCGACTTTATAGAGGATAAGAATGCGGTAAGCCAAGTGGACGTAGTCCTCTCAAAAAACTTGAGGAAAGTTCTGGATGAAGCGCTCGCAATGCTCTCCCCAAGGGAAGAAAAAATCCTGAGGTATAGGTTTGGACTATGCAACAGTGTACACAGTCCCGAAGATGAACACTATTTGAAGTCTCTAAAAATTGACCTAAACAGAGGAACAAATCTCACTCTCGAACAAGTCGGGATACTGTACAATGTAACAAGGGAAAGAATCAGACAAATTGAGTCTAAGTCGTTAAGAAAAATGAGAAGTCCAAGCCGATCTATAAAATTACGGACTTTCCTTAAATACTAA
- a CDS encoding AAA family ATPase, producing the protein MISPSLENTLQNALVLARSFSHSYVTLEHLLLALTDDEEVSRIAFNSSMNFAKLRDSLIHFLSTAKFFARLSNECVDISKIKPTLGLRRVIQRSKIHANIAEFGQITGLHVLIELFCEQDSYAFSFLTESNITLTELMSHVMKSRKGSPTGGTSTANTDALRSAELDNLKEYCTDMNELAIQGRIDKLIDRKKEIERTIEILLRRTKNNPIYVGEPGVGKTAIVEGLVHAIVSGNVPQKLRNTRVYALKIGSLLAGTRYRGDFEERIRTVMNEISSSKNTILFIDEIHTIVGAGSTSNGSIDAGNLLKPFLTKGPLRCIGATTYREYSTHFEKDAALDRRFQRIEIEEPSISDTLNIIDGTKSYYEDFHRVHYTKASLNEIVNLAHRYIPNRAFPDKAIDLMDDLGASYNAELFDIKKRRDRKIDIKYVRETLAKRFNIPLAQLNYTVEEVLTSLERNLKAEIFDQDNIIEQVIYSLRPGLLGLKGEKPLASYLFGGSTGVGKTELAKQIAKNLCMRFVRIDMSEYMEGHAVSRLIGAPPGYVGHDKGSFIAEILFKQGSSLILFDEIEKAHADFQNILLQILDYGCITDSTGKKSRFKNCIMACTTNVGSTFIENNSLGFTQDGKKTDKKAQFASFFNKELLDRFDLAIVFNTLDKNSVEKIINKSATEIRALLEEKGIKLKLTDEVVKLLVARHSSGKISARTIERTIRNDIMQAVSDRMLRSKASEIELTIKDGCLV; encoded by the coding sequence ATGATCTCGCCTAGTTTAGAGAATACGCTTCAGAACGCGCTCGTTTTGGCACGGAGTTTTTCGCATTCTTACGTCACACTGGAACATCTTCTTCTTGCCCTCACGGATGACGAAGAAGTTTCGAGAATCGCCTTCAACTCAAGCATGAATTTTGCCAAACTAAGGGATTCGCTTATTCATTTTCTTAGCACAGCAAAGTTTTTCGCACGCCTTTCCAATGAATGTGTCGATATAAGCAAAATCAAACCAACACTTGGATTAAGACGCGTCATACAGAGAAGCAAAATTCATGCAAACATAGCGGAATTTGGACAAATCACAGGTCTACATGTTTTGATCGAACTGTTCTGTGAACAAGATTCCTATGCATTCTCGTTTCTCACAGAAAGCAATATAACACTTACAGAGCTCATGTCTCACGTGATGAAGTCCCGTAAAGGGTCCCCAACTGGAGGTACATCTACTGCAAATACGGATGCACTCAGAAGTGCAGAACTTGATAATTTAAAGGAATACTGCACGGACATGAATGAGCTAGCTATTCAAGGAAGGATAGACAAACTCATTGATAGAAAAAAGGAAATTGAGAGAACAATAGAGATTCTTTTACGGAGAACCAAAAACAATCCTATTTACGTCGGTGAACCTGGGGTTGGAAAGACCGCCATAGTAGAAGGCTTGGTACATGCGATAGTCAGTGGTAACGTCCCACAGAAGCTGAGAAATACACGTGTGTATGCACTCAAGATAGGCTCTTTACTCGCAGGTACACGCTATAGGGGTGATTTTGAAGAGCGTATTAGAACAGTCATGAACGAAATATCCAGTAGTAAGAATACAATACTTTTTATAGATGAAATCCACACAATCGTCGGTGCTGGCTCAACAAGTAATGGCTCTATTGATGCAGGAAATCTTCTAAAGCCATTTCTGACAAAGGGTCCTCTCAGGTGTATTGGCGCTACGACCTATAGAGAATACTCCACACACTTTGAAAAAGATGCAGCACTTGATAGGAGATTTCAGCGGATAGAAATAGAGGAACCATCTATAAGTGACACTCTAAATATAATTGACGGGACAAAGTCATATTACGAGGATTTTCACAGGGTGCATTATACGAAGGCATCCCTTAATGAGATAGTAAATCTAGCCCACAGATACATACCAAACAGAGCCTTCCCCGATAAAGCTATAGATTTAATGGATGATTTGGGTGCATCATACAATGCGGAGTTATTCGATATCAAAAAAAGGCGCGATAGAAAAATAGATATTAAGTATGTCAGGGAAACGCTTGCAAAGCGTTTTAATATTCCGCTTGCACAGTTAAATTATACCGTGGAGGAAGTATTAACTTCCCTTGAGAGAAACCTTAAGGCAGAAATTTTCGATCAAGACAATATCATAGAGCAGGTCATCTATTCGCTGAGACCTGGGCTACTTGGATTAAAAGGTGAAAAACCTTTGGCTTCGTACCTATTTGGGGGTTCTACGGGTGTCGGCAAAACAGAGCTTGCTAAACAAATTGCCAAAAACTTGTGCATGCGGTTTGTGAGAATTGATATGTCCGAATATATGGAAGGCCACGCTGTCTCAAGATTGATAGGTGCACCTCCAGGATACGTGGGACATGATAAGGGAAGCTTTATAGCTGAGATACTTTTTAAACAAGGCAGTTCACTTATCCTGTTTGATGAAATAGAAAAGGCACATGCTGATTTTCAAAACATTCTCCTTCAGATTCTTGATTATGGCTGCATAACGGATAGCACTGGGAAAAAGAGTAGGTTCAAAAACTGCATAATGGCCTGCACGACAAACGTTGGAAGTACTTTTATTGAGAATAATTCTCTTGGTTTTACTCAAGATGGCAAGAAAACCGATAAGAAAGCTCAATTTGCAAGTTTTTTCAACAAAGAACTACTTGATAGATTCGATCTTGCAATAGTCTTCAATACACTTGACAAAAATAGCGTGGAAAAAATAATAAATAAGTCTGCAACTGAAATTCGTGCTCTCCTTGAAGAAAAAGGAATTAAGCTTAAGCTTACAGATGAAGTAGTAAAGTTACTAGTTGCAAGGCACTCATCTGGTAAAATAAGTGCCAGAACTATAGAAAGGACCATCAGGAATGATATAATGCAGGCGGTTTCGGATAGGATGTTGCGTTCTAAAGCTAGCGAAATAGAGTTGACCATCAAGGACGGCTGTTTGGTGTAG
- a CDS encoding ABC transporter ATP-binding protein — protein sequence MSGLALEFCNVSKFFRDKTEQEIAILRNTNLQIHTGEIIALIGASGVGKTTTLQIAGLLNKQDSGKVKICGKEASHLDTTLRRKEIGFIYQFHHLLSELNVLKNVMLPLLISGTPKTIAEKRAKELLEFLKLEKVAYQPVDTLSGGQKQRVAVARAVIKKPALIIADEPTGNLDPNTAKDVFDLVCSFAKENGSAVFLATHDPSFLQKASRVLEIVNHSLISSI from the coding sequence ATGTCAGGATTAGCGCTGGAGTTTTGTAACGTTTCAAAATTCTTTAGGGACAAAACAGAGCAAGAAATAGCAATACTGCGTAACACAAATCTGCAAATTCATACAGGAGAAATTATCGCATTGATCGGTGCCTCTGGTGTTGGAAAAACTACTACTCTGCAAATTGCAGGATTACTCAATAAGCAGGACTCCGGGAAGGTGAAAATCTGTGGGAAAGAGGCTTCTCACTTGGACACAACACTCCGTAGAAAAGAAATAGGCTTTATATATCAGTTCCATCATTTGCTTAGCGAACTTAATGTACTAAAGAACGTTATGCTACCACTTCTTATATCTGGAACACCAAAAACAATTGCAGAAAAAAGAGCGAAGGAATTGCTTGAGTTTCTAAAATTAGAGAAAGTTGCATACCAACCGGTCGACACGCTTTCGGGTGGACAGAAGCAACGCGTAGCAGTCGCAAGAGCAGTGATAAAGAAGCCGGCGTTGATAATAGCAGATGAACCGACTGGTAACCTTGATCCAAATACTGCAAAAGACGTGTTTGATTTGGTTTGTAGTTTTGCCAAGGAAAATGGCAGTGCGGTATTTCTTGCAACTCATGATCCGTCTTTTTTGCAAAAAGCAAGCAGAGTACTTGAAATCGTGAACCATTCTTTGATCAGTTCTATATAG
- a CDS encoding ComEC/Rec2 family competence protein: MVQSLSHKKSGMLITVKHAGSSLKLHSTKSLTDLHSGDIVNFSAYLLPVQGAATPSGYDFAMFQYFSGVRATGRLVGEITVVKPTSHQSIFPRIRKVIHEKFKYNLAEIPSEIALALTIGKRDGIDPKINELFRKSGTSHLLAISGLHMGLVGLFFFSLLRRSCTFSTHLTLRYDIKKLSVIAGIASSIFYLQLSGMQTSAQRACIMICTFFLSILLDKKPDTLRSIIFAATVLIVLYPENIFKPGFQMSFFAVLGICSCNRRSSPYIHTEFAPLFKIGKSKFDIKELTAVIQPEMTLIPQSKHQTKPSNNTTRRSFLSLHKFSTDSVHKGKIKSFCKSILKPFTCLLGIIKTSIFATAATAPFISYHFHYLSVIGVAANAIAIPFTSFLVIPTLAGILLLMPLYDSELLYALLSTEIKILLSLMESFSHLNLGYFNVQGFSGTTLLVMVTGTLSLLIGTTWKRYLGIMPIAMGIAMIKFSPLPDIFISEKNIAIRSQDNNLYFLNASRVPQNFIAKKWLQYSGCKASKISNIPNSEIEKRENSYVCTKNGKTITITFTKDAKNRTHNNFSVHMNGPIVDNKRTCSSLEIVENQNTFISMQNNGIKTTRGRNWPQEILASKPHYSDQYSRCPINPVQSYN, encoded by the coding sequence ATGGTGCAAAGTCTTTCACACAAAAAATCTGGAATGCTAATCACGGTGAAGCACGCTGGAAGTTCTTTAAAACTCCATTCGACAAAAAGTCTAACAGATCTACACTCGGGCGATATAGTAAACTTTTCCGCGTACCTATTACCAGTACAAGGTGCGGCAACACCATCAGGCTATGACTTTGCCATGTTTCAATATTTTAGCGGTGTAAGGGCTACAGGAAGACTAGTCGGAGAAATCACGGTAGTAAAACCAACAAGTCACCAATCTATTTTTCCACGTATCAGAAAAGTCATTCATGAAAAATTCAAATACAACTTGGCGGAAATACCTTCTGAAATAGCTCTAGCACTCACAATAGGTAAAAGAGATGGAATAGATCCAAAAATAAATGAGTTATTTAGAAAATCAGGAACATCTCATTTGTTAGCAATTTCTGGATTACATATGGGATTAGTAGGATTATTTTTCTTTTCCCTTCTGAGAAGATCTTGTACGTTTTCTACACACCTAACACTCAGGTACGACATCAAAAAGCTTTCTGTTATCGCTGGAATAGCATCGAGTATTTTTTATTTACAACTCTCTGGAATGCAGACATCTGCTCAGAGAGCTTGCATAATGATATGTACTTTTTTCCTTTCAATACTGCTGGATAAAAAACCAGATACATTACGTTCTATCATCTTTGCAGCGACCGTTTTAATCGTTTTATATCCCGAGAACATATTCAAACCGGGCTTTCAAATGTCATTCTTTGCTGTACTTGGAATATGCTCATGTAACAGAAGGTCATCCCCGTACATACATACAGAATTTGCTCCTCTCTTTAAAATAGGAAAGTCAAAATTCGACATTAAGGAGTTAACAGCAGTAATACAACCTGAAATGACACTGATCCCACAATCAAAACATCAGACCAAACCTAGCAACAATACTACGCGACGATCTTTTCTCTCTTTACACAAATTCTCCACCGATTCAGTTCACAAAGGCAAAATAAAATCGTTCTGTAAGAGCATACTTAAACCGTTCACATGCCTATTGGGGATAATAAAAACCTCGATTTTTGCGACTGCTGCCACTGCCCCTTTCATTTCATATCACTTTCACTATCTTTCTGTGATTGGAGTGGCTGCAAACGCTATAGCAATACCGTTCACATCTTTCTTAGTCATACCGACACTTGCCGGAATACTGCTCCTCATGCCTTTATATGATTCCGAGCTTTTATATGCCCTCCTTTCAACTGAAATAAAAATATTACTAAGCCTCATGGAATCGTTTAGCCACTTAAACCTAGGCTACTTCAACGTGCAGGGCTTTTCCGGAACAACGTTGCTTGTAATGGTCACCGGAACCTTATCGCTTCTTATAGGTACAACATGGAAGCGATACCTGGGTATAATGCCCATTGCGATGGGAATTGCGATGATAAAATTCTCGCCACTACCAGATATCTTCATCTCAGAGAAGAATATCGCGATACGATCACAAGACAACAACCTATACTTTCTTAATGCGTCAAGAGTTCCACAAAATTTCATCGCAAAGAAATGGCTGCAGTATTCAGGATGCAAGGCAAGCAAAATATCTAACATACCTAATAGCGAAATAGAAAAACGGGAAAACTCGTACGTGTGTACAAAAAATGGCAAAACAATCACCATCACTTTTACAAAGGACGCAAAAAACAGAACACATAACAACTTTTCTGTGCACATGAATGGACCAATAGTAGATAACAAAAGAACATGTTCCTCACTAGAAATAGTAGAAAATCAAAATACGTTTATCTCTATGCAGAACAATGGAATAAAAACGACAAGGGGAAGAAATTGGCCACAAGAGATTCTCGCATCGAAACCACATTACAGCGATCAGTACAGTAGATGTCCAATAAACCCTGTACAGAGCTATAATTAG
- a CDS encoding aminomethyltransferase has protein sequence MHFFQDKTNFYSIGGERVKAFLQGIITCNVETLEDCAYGLILTPKGRFICDLFVYRCSTETELLLETNRCNTEALLRVLDLYNFKRSIVIQEKAYFSYVGIPKGADACATQPEEANQDTCRGPRIKKLTDAVRDVCKFLEIVEGASETKTQLGLIEKCLFCVRDPRNRKLGFRVVLSSSEFPTSEVCHEEYQRIRIMSKISEAGKELKPNTFPLEYAMDYAFDFNKGCYVGQEVISRFRIRDFIERALFCLQSEEGASIEEGDKIYLGDDMVGCLSSCCQNYGLAVLPKCVLKQGAIIKHQSGKPVTILV, from the coding sequence ATGCATTTTTTCCAGGATAAGACTAACTTTTATTCTATTGGCGGTGAGAGGGTGAAAGCTTTCTTACAAGGGATCATTACCTGCAATGTTGAGACACTCGAAGATTGTGCTTATGGATTGATACTCACCCCAAAGGGGAGATTTATTTGTGACCTATTTGTGTATAGATGTTCAACAGAAACGGAGCTTCTACTAGAAACTAACCGCTGTAATACGGAAGCCCTCTTAAGGGTGCTTGATCTATATAATTTCAAGAGAAGTATTGTTATCCAGGAAAAGGCTTACTTCTCATATGTAGGAATTCCTAAAGGTGCTGATGCATGTGCTACTCAACCTGAAGAAGCTAATCAAGACACATGCAGGGGTCCAAGAATAAAAAAGTTAACAGATGCAGTCCGTGATGTATGTAAGTTCCTGGAAATAGTTGAAGGAGCGAGTGAAACGAAAACACAGCTTGGGCTCATCGAGAAATGTTTGTTCTGTGTTCGGGATCCGAGGAACAGAAAATTAGGTTTTCGAGTTGTTTTATCAAGTTCTGAATTTCCAACATCGGAAGTTTGCCACGAAGAATATCAACGAATAAGAATCATGAGCAAAATCTCAGAAGCTGGAAAAGAGCTGAAGCCCAATACCTTTCCGTTGGAATATGCAATGGATTACGCTTTTGATTTTAACAAGGGCTGCTACGTAGGGCAGGAAGTAATTTCCAGGTTTAGGATAAGGGATTTTATTGAGAGAGCCTTATTCTGTCTTCAGAGTGAGGAAGGAGCAAGTATCGAAGAGGGTGATAAAATATACTTGGGTGATGATATGGTCGGGTGTCTCAGTTCATGTTGCCAAAATTACGGTCTAGCAGTGCTACCAAAGTGTGTACTAAAGCAGGGTGCAATCATTAAACATCAATCCGGCAAACCAGTCACAATTCTGGTGTAA
- the yajC gene encoding preprotein translocase subunit YajC: MSFSQIFTSTSTGSDSILMSLLPLGIVFFVFYVFVIRPQSKKMREHQNMLKALKVGDPVITASGISGTVARIDDKNDMVHLQVAEGVIVKILKNFISEKR; this comes from the coding sequence ATGTCTTTTTCGCAGATCTTTACCAGTACTAGCACGGGTTCTGATTCTATATTAATGAGTTTGCTCCCTCTGGGTATTGTTTTTTTTGTGTTCTACGTATTTGTAATACGTCCGCAAAGCAAAAAGATGAGGGAGCATCAGAATATGCTTAAAGCATTAAAAGTTGGAGATCCCGTTATTACGGCTAGTGGAATCAGCGGGACAGTTGCAAGGATAGATGACAAAAATGATATGGTACATCTTCAGGTAGCTGAAGGGGTGATAGTCAAAATTTTAAAGAATTTTATTTCAGAGAAGAGATAG
- a CDS encoding pyridoxine 5'-phosphate synthase: MTRVSINLDKVALLRNSRSAGSPDIKYVANLGIMSGCSGITLHPRADRRHALIEDVQIILGLSEVACGEVECNVEGDLRPEIIELVEASSIHQFTIVPVRDGERTTERGFSVGEKAELLGSTIERIKKKRNVRVSLFVEPEPASVKYAAEVGCDAVELHAKWYARAFCTHRESEEIKRLHFAALEARNLGLKVNLGHDLSLVNISTVINKIRPDEISIGHALIVESFLQGFSRTLRKYVSIASG, encoded by the coding sequence ATGACGAGAGTAAGTATTAATTTGGATAAGGTTGCGCTCCTTAGAAATTCAAGAAGTGCTGGAAGTCCCGATATCAAATATGTTGCGAATCTTGGCATTATGAGCGGTTGCAGCGGAATTACTTTGCATCCCAGGGCAGATAGGAGGCATGCTTTAATTGAAGATGTTCAAATAATACTTGGCTTGAGCGAGGTTGCTTGTGGAGAAGTGGAATGCAATGTAGAGGGTGATCTAAGACCTGAAATAATAGAACTTGTGGAGGCCAGTTCTATACATCAGTTTACGATTGTCCCGGTTAGAGATGGTGAAAGAACCACGGAAAGAGGGTTTTCCGTTGGAGAGAAAGCAGAACTGCTTGGTTCGACTATAGAGAGGATCAAGAAAAAAAGAAATGTGCGCGTAAGCCTTTTCGTAGAGCCAGAACCTGCATCTGTGAAGTATGCTGCCGAGGTTGGTTGTGATGCCGTTGAGCTTCATGCCAAGTGGTATGCGCGCGCATTTTGTACTCATCGTGAATCTGAGGAAATCAAGAGACTGCATTTTGCTGCGCTAGAGGCGAGAAATCTTGGACTGAAAGTAAATTTAGGTCATGATCTCAGTCTGGTAAATATTTCGACTGTAATAAATAAAATAAGACCAGATGAAATTTCTATAGGGCATGCCCTTATAGTTGAGTCATTCTTACAGGGCTTCTCAAGAACCTTAAGAAAGTATGTTTCTATCGCTAGTGGCTGA
- the rpmB gene encoding 50S ribosomal protein L28, giving the protein MSNSCDLTGHGWQNGNMVSHSNRKTKKRFMPNLQRVTVFSDVLKQKFRFKVSAKTIRTIDFKGGLDDFLRNTKNSKLSKSALVLKKRIMKKVSGDGTNDRKA; this is encoded by the coding sequence ATGAGCAATTCTTGTGATCTAACAGGCCACGGTTGGCAAAATGGTAATATGGTTTCCCATTCGAACAGGAAAACAAAAAAGCGCTTTATGCCAAATCTTCAAAGGGTTACGGTTTTTAGTGATGTGCTCAAACAGAAATTTAGGTTTAAAGTTTCTGCTAAGACCATCAGAACCATAGATTTTAAGGGTGGCTTGGATGATTTTCTTAGGAACACTAAAAATTCAAAACTGAGTAAGTCGGCACTAGTTTTGAAGAAGCGTATAATGAAGAAGGTGTCAGGTGATGGAACGAACGATAGAAAAGCCTAG
- the lipA gene encoding lipoyl synthase, with product MERTIEKPRIRVSADNRAFLETSRLVSACGLNTVCQEAACPNISECWSSKHVTVMILGSVCTRACRFCNVTTGKPELLDPHEPEKLASAVGKLGLRHVVITSVDRDDLDDGGAEHFASCVRRIRETSPGTSIEVLTPDFLGKVGARDIIIAAAPDVFNHNVETVPRLHPKIRIKARYFNSLSLLEEVKRKDPRIFTKSGLMLGLGEERSEVLQVMDDMRVAGIDFLTIGQYLRPSKKHMEVQRYATDEEFQYYKEAAYARGFLMVASSALTRSSYHADEDFLHLKNARAGALAKLV from the coding sequence ATGGAACGAACGATAGAAAAGCCTAGGATTCGTGTTTCTGCGGATAATCGTGCTTTTCTCGAGACTTCCAGGCTTGTAAGTGCATGTGGGTTAAACACTGTTTGCCAAGAGGCTGCCTGTCCGAACATTAGTGAGTGCTGGAGCAGTAAGCATGTCACCGTGATGATTTTGGGTTCTGTCTGCACGAGGGCTTGTAGATTTTGTAATGTTACGACCGGCAAGCCTGAGTTACTCGACCCTCATGAACCGGAAAAACTAGCTTCGGCAGTAGGTAAGCTTGGCTTGAGGCACGTTGTTATAACTTCTGTTGATAGGGATGATCTTGACGACGGGGGTGCAGAACATTTTGCAAGCTGCGTAAGGAGAATTAGAGAAACTTCGCCTGGTACGAGTATAGAAGTTCTCACTCCGGACTTTCTTGGTAAGGTAGGTGCAAGGGACATCATAATAGCTGCGGCGCCGGATGTTTTCAATCATAATGTGGAGACTGTGCCACGTCTGCATCCTAAAATAAGGATTAAGGCAAGATACTTTAATAGTCTTTCCTTATTGGAGGAAGTCAAAAGAAAGGATCCACGGATTTTTACGAAGTCTGGTCTAATGCTGGGACTTGGTGAGGAAAGAAGTGAGGTTTTGCAGGTTATGGACGATATGCGTGTGGCAGGGATCGACTTTTTAACTATTGGTCAATATCTGCGGCCAAGCAAGAAACATATGGAGGTGCAGCGCTATGCAACAGATGAGGAATTTCAATATTACAAGGAAGCTGCGTACGCACGGGGGTTTCTCATGGTTGCGTCAAGTGCTTTGACACGTTCTTCTTATCATGCGGACGAAGATTTTTTGCATCTAAAAAATGCTAGAGCTGGGGCTCTGGCGAAGTTGGTCTAA
- a CDS encoding type II toxin-antitoxin system RatA family toxin: MSGRCSYRDCKILPFSAYCTFAIVLDVVRYPEFIPWCEQIRIISREKDTIRAEVVISFKGIRSSYISVIKFLPPTCERGGYIEVRSTEGVFRHLYTLWEFHPQGSSSKVAFYIEYALRSRLVNSMVKLMYGAAQKRIIEAFEQRCRTVANLYEPHQSDK, translated from the coding sequence ATGTCTGGACGGTGTTCATATCGTGATTGCAAGATTCTCCCTTTTAGTGCTTATTGCACCTTTGCGATTGTCCTTGATGTGGTACGCTATCCGGAGTTTATACCTTGGTGCGAACAGATACGGATTATTTCTAGGGAGAAAGATACAATACGGGCTGAAGTTGTGATTTCGTTTAAAGGAATACGCTCAAGCTATATTTCTGTAATAAAGTTCTTGCCACCAACATGTGAGAGGGGTGGCTACATAGAAGTCAGATCAACCGAAGGTGTGTTTAGGCACCTATATACCTTGTGGGAATTTCATCCACAAGGAAGCTCTTCAAAGGTGGCATTCTACATAGAGTATGCATTGAGGTCGAGACTTGTAAATTCCATGGTCAAGCTTATGTATGGCGCAGCGCAGAAGAGAATAATAGAAGCTTTTGAGCAAAGATGCAGAACGGTAGCAAATTTATACGAGCCACATCAAAGTGATAAGTAA